The Echinicola rosea genome has a segment encoding these proteins:
- a CDS encoding alpha/beta hydrolase → MSFCKEALIALILFATPMVTIAQQKTYPLYPNEAPNTEKLVAKDGIGNGGRITEVAIPQLTVYRPQKNEANGKAILICPGGGYKIIAIQHEGHQIARWYSERGYTAAVLKYRLPEEKLVNASWEVPLMDAETGIRFLRDKAGKWGYDTDKIGVLGFSAGGHLASSVSVHNHPEEGKKASSKPDFSILVYPVISMDTTITHQGSRHNLLGKKLGTEWEKYFSNETQVDAETPPAFLVHSWDDGAVPAENSIRYAKALHQFGTPVELHLFQKGGHGYGSGNFEQHGNAATWLELSDRWIRDLFIKKE, encoded by the coding sequence ATGTCTTTCTGCAAAGAGGCACTGATTGCCCTAATACTATTCGCTACACCTATGGTGACCATAGCCCAGCAAAAAACCTATCCGCTATACCCAAATGAAGCACCAAACACTGAAAAGCTTGTTGCGAAGGACGGTATCGGCAACGGAGGAAGGATTACTGAAGTGGCCATCCCCCAGCTGACGGTTTATCGACCCCAGAAAAACGAAGCCAATGGCAAGGCCATCCTCATTTGCCCAGGTGGTGGATATAAAATCATTGCCATCCAGCATGAAGGTCATCAGATCGCACGTTGGTACAGCGAGCGTGGATATACCGCAGCGGTCCTAAAGTATAGATTACCAGAGGAAAAATTGGTGAATGCTTCATGGGAAGTCCCTTTAATGGATGCTGAAACAGGCATTCGTTTCTTGAGAGATAAAGCTGGCAAATGGGGCTACGATACCGACAAAATAGGCGTCCTTGGCTTTTCTGCGGGTGGACACTTGGCCTCGTCCGTTTCTGTCCACAATCATCCCGAAGAAGGGAAAAAAGCCAGTTCCAAACCTGATTTCAGCATATTGGTTTATCCAGTCATCAGCATGGACACTACCATCACGCACCAAGGTTCCAGACACAACCTCCTGGGCAAAAAACTGGGAACCGAATGGGAAAAATATTTTTCGAACGAAACACAGGTAGATGCCGAGACACCACCTGCTTTTTTGGTCCATTCATGGGACGATGGCGCCGTGCCGGCAGAAAACTCAATCCGGTATGCTAAAGCCCTCCATCAATTTGGTACCCCGGTAGAACTTCATCTTTTCCAAAAAGGTGGTCATGGATACGGAAGTGGCAATTTCGAGCAACACGGCAACGCCGCCACTTGGCTGGAACTCAGCGATCGGTGGATCCGTGACCTGTTTATAAAAAAGGAGTGA
- a CDS encoding glycosyl hydrolase, whose amino-acid sequence MKLTLKSFLPAVGLFAISCQPPSEQPANKPSITPNSWPEITNQSKPWTRWWWMGNAVDKENLSYLMYEYADAGLGGVEIAPIYGAKGYEDRYLEFLSEEWLDMLRYTIDVADSLDMQVDLTQGTGWPFGGPFVDADHAASKLVTKEFDYMGQGAFAQDLTWEDKKRPELSPELIAVMAYGDNGQVEEITDQVSTQGQLSWEAEGNWKIMALYNGKTGQKVKRAAPGGQGYTLDHFSTEAVNSYLDVFARAFGEDTPGIRAFYNDSFEVYGANFTKKFLDEFQQRRGYDLKAYLPQLLGEENNEETARIKSDYRQTLHELLLEHFTENWTEWAHRKGKKTKNQAHGSPGNLIDLYATVDIPECETFGSSYFPIPGLRRDSADIRNVDPDPIMLKFASSAGHLAGKPLISCETFTWLGEHFKSSFSQMKPEVDQAFLAGINHVFYHGVTYSPKDIEFPGWLFYASLNLTQQNSLWPHFKSFNDYIARCQSVLQAGKPDNELIVYWPVYDVWAEEGNMFKMISVHHIDDWLHPTAFYAQTTELMEQGYSLDFASDKLIREASVKDGKILTHGEASPAKALLIPKMEYFPVKTLEGAIQLANEGATVIFEAVPEHVPGHFEVEKREKQLAETWSQLQFNDQGEAAIGKGKIVLNAQFQHALKNEAIERESLTDSGLQFIRRAVGDDKYYFLVNHTANTIDEEITLNVAASSVFLMNPLTGESGLAKSHRQEAKTVVKVRLESGESLLLQASAAETTSADHWTYRAEAAQTVPVKGPWMLHFDGGGPDLPQDQAFETIQPWTANGDKKANEFSGQATYSTTFDLQKTEGKHYLLKLGKVYESAKVWINGQEAGYAWSIPYQLQVGKYLKDGKNEIKIQVANLMANRVRYMDQQGLEWRNYHEINFVNINYKPFDASTWEVMPSGLEGPVELEVF is encoded by the coding sequence ATGAAACTTACCCTAAAGTCTTTCCTTCCAGCTGTTGGCTTATTCGCCATTTCATGTCAGCCCCCTTCTGAACAACCGGCCAATAAACCATCGATAACACCGAATTCCTGGCCCGAAATCACCAACCAGTCCAAACCTTGGACACGATGGTGGTGGATGGGCAATGCCGTGGACAAAGAAAACCTCAGCTACCTGATGTACGAATATGCAGACGCAGGCCTTGGTGGCGTAGAAATAGCCCCTATTTACGGGGCAAAAGGGTATGAAGACCGCTACCTGGAATTCTTGTCTGAGGAGTGGCTGGACATGCTCAGGTACACCATCGATGTGGCAGACAGCTTGGACATGCAAGTGGACCTGACCCAAGGAACGGGCTGGCCTTTTGGCGGGCCCTTTGTCGATGCCGACCATGCCGCATCTAAACTGGTCACAAAGGAATTTGACTATATGGGACAAGGGGCTTTCGCCCAAGACCTGACCTGGGAGGATAAAAAGCGCCCTGAACTCAGCCCCGAGCTTATCGCCGTCATGGCTTACGGAGACAATGGACAGGTAGAAGAAATCACCGACCAAGTCTCCACACAAGGACAACTTAGCTGGGAAGCCGAGGGAAACTGGAAAATCATGGCCCTCTATAACGGAAAAACAGGCCAAAAGGTCAAAAGGGCTGCCCCAGGAGGTCAAGGCTATACCTTGGATCATTTTTCCACAGAAGCGGTCAACAGCTACTTGGATGTATTCGCAAGAGCTTTCGGAGAGGACACCCCCGGAATAAGGGCCTTTTACAATGACAGCTTTGAGGTGTATGGGGCCAACTTCACGAAGAAGTTCCTGGACGAATTTCAGCAGCGAAGGGGCTATGACCTAAAAGCTTACTTGCCACAGCTTCTTGGCGAGGAAAATAACGAAGAAACCGCCCGCATCAAATCGGATTACCGCCAGACGCTCCACGAACTACTTTTGGAGCATTTTACGGAAAACTGGACGGAATGGGCGCACCGTAAAGGCAAAAAAACCAAAAACCAAGCACACGGCTCTCCTGGCAATCTGATAGACCTGTACGCCACGGTGGACATCCCGGAGTGCGAGACCTTTGGCTCTAGCTACTTCCCTATTCCGGGACTCAGAAGGGACAGTGCCGATATCCGAAATGTGGATCCTGATCCGATCATGCTGAAATTTGCATCCTCGGCAGGTCACTTGGCCGGAAAGCCATTGATATCCTGTGAGACCTTCACGTGGCTGGGCGAACACTTTAAGTCTTCATTCTCCCAGATGAAACCTGAGGTGGACCAAGCATTCCTTGCCGGCATCAACCATGTTTTTTACCACGGCGTCACCTATTCCCCCAAGGACATTGAATTTCCGGGATGGCTTTTTTACGCCTCCCTTAACCTCACGCAGCAAAACAGCCTATGGCCACATTTCAAAAGCTTCAACGACTACATTGCCCGCTGCCAATCTGTCCTACAGGCCGGCAAGCCTGACAATGAGCTGATCGTGTACTGGCCTGTCTATGACGTATGGGCTGAAGAGGGCAATATGTTCAAGATGATTTCTGTCCACCATATCGATGACTGGCTACACCCTACTGCCTTCTATGCACAGACTACCGAGCTGATGGAGCAGGGCTATTCACTTGATTTTGCATCGGATAAACTGATCCGTGAAGCTAGCGTTAAGGATGGAAAAATCCTTACCCATGGGGAGGCCTCACCGGCCAAAGCCTTACTGATCCCCAAGATGGAGTATTTCCCTGTCAAAACCTTGGAAGGTGCCATCCAGTTGGCCAATGAAGGTGCCACGGTGATCTTTGAGGCAGTTCCCGAACATGTGCCTGGTCACTTTGAAGTGGAAAAACGCGAAAAGCAGCTGGCCGAAACCTGGAGTCAACTCCAATTTAATGATCAAGGAGAAGCGGCTATCGGCAAAGGAAAAATCGTCCTGAACGCTCAATTCCAGCATGCCCTGAAAAATGAAGCGATCGAAAGAGAATCCCTTACGGACAGCGGGCTGCAATTCATCCGTCGGGCAGTTGGGGATGACAAGTATTACTTTTTGGTTAACCATACTGCCAATACCATCGATGAGGAAATCACGCTAAATGTAGCAGCTTCTTCTGTATTCCTAATGAATCCGCTCACAGGAGAAAGCGGCTTGGCAAAGAGCCACCGCCAAGAAGCTAAAACAGTCGTCAAAGTACGTTTGGAATCCGGTGAAAGCCTTTTGCTGCAAGCTTCGGCAGCGGAGACCACTTCGGCAGATCACTGGACATACCGGGCAGAAGCTGCTCAAACCGTCCCTGTGAAAGGTCCATGGATGCTTCATTTTGACGGTGGAGGACCGGATCTTCCCCAAGACCAGGCCTTCGAAACCATCCAACCTTGGACGGCCAATGGTGACAAAAAAGCCAATGAGTTTTCGGGACAGGCGACTTACAGCACCACATTTGACCTCCAAAAAACCGAAGGAAAGCACTACTTGCTAAAACTCGGAAAAGTATATGAAAGTGCCAAAGTCTGGATCAATGGCCAAGAAGCTGGCTACGCCTGGAGTATCCCATACCAGCTTCAAGTAGGAAAATACCTGAAAGACGGCAAAAATGAAATTAAGATCCAAGTGGCCAACCTGATGGCCAACCGTGTCCGCTACATGGACCAGCAAGGGCTGGAGTGGAGAAATTACCACGAAATCAATTTTGTCAACATCAATTACAAGCCATTTGACGCCTCCACTTGGGAGGTGATGCCTTCTGGGCTGGAAGGACCGGTGGAATTGGAGGTTTTTTGA
- the rhaM gene encoding L-rhamnose mutarotase, whose translation MTKQIAFKMKLLPGHEAEYEKRHREIWPELVTLLKENGVQDYSIYLDQESSTLFAVQTVAGGSSSQDLGTTEIVQKWWAYMADIMETNPDQSPISIPLKEVFTL comes from the coding sequence ATGACAAAACAAATTGCCTTCAAGATGAAACTACTGCCTGGACATGAGGCAGAATACGAAAAACGACATCGTGAAATATGGCCTGAACTGGTGACCTTGCTAAAGGAAAATGGTGTGCAGGATTACAGTATATACCTGGATCAGGAATCCTCCACCCTATTTGCGGTACAAACCGTGGCAGGCGGCAGTTCCTCCCAGGATTTGGGCACTACAGAAATCGTACAAAAATGGTGGGCATACATGGCCGATATCATGGAAACCAATCCCGACCAGTCGCCCATAAGCATTCCGCTAAAAGAGGTTTTCACCTTGTAA
- a CDS encoding GntR family transcriptional regulator, whose protein sequence is MIEAPTSIRIDSESRIPKYQQIVNSIIEDIEKGSLSVGEKIPSINEISEEYYLSRDTVEKAYNLLKKKKIIVSVKGKGYYVARNVSQSQVKVLFLLNKLSNYKLRIYNSFVNSLGADAQVDLHIYHCDPKNLLNLLNENAGAYDYYVVMPHFKDGDLHHNNYNQEVIDALRKISPDKLIVMDNYMPDLGDEVASIYQDFKMDIYKALKEGQARLQKYDTLILVYPDNVIYPYPKEIKQGFKKFCVEFGLEFEIINTIYPEMELSPNDAYILIEENDLVNLMRQIRDEEYLLGEDVGVISYNDTPLKELLGITVMSTDFKVMGETAAYMIKKRKKEVVKNVFNFIDRGSI, encoded by the coding sequence ATGATCGAAGCTCCAACATCCATCCGTATCGATTCGGAGTCCAGGATTCCGAAATACCAGCAAATCGTCAATTCCATCATTGAGGACATTGAAAAGGGCAGCCTTTCTGTGGGCGAAAAAATCCCCTCTATCAATGAGATCAGTGAAGAGTACTATCTGTCGAGGGACACCGTAGAAAAAGCCTATAATCTTCTTAAGAAAAAGAAAATTATCGTTTCTGTAAAAGGAAAGGGGTATTATGTCGCCAGAAACGTATCCCAATCCCAAGTGAAGGTGCTTTTCTTACTGAACAAACTGTCCAACTACAAACTTCGCATCTACAATTCCTTTGTCAATAGCTTGGGAGCAGACGCACAGGTAGATCTCCACATCTATCATTGCGATCCCAAAAACCTGCTGAACCTGCTCAATGAAAATGCGGGAGCTTATGATTACTATGTCGTCATGCCACACTTCAAGGATGGCGATTTACACCACAACAACTACAATCAAGAGGTCATCGATGCGCTGCGCAAAATCTCTCCCGATAAGCTGATCGTCATGGACAACTACATGCCCGACCTTGGGGATGAAGTGGCCTCCATCTATCAGGACTTTAAAATGGACATTTACAAAGCACTGAAAGAAGGACAAGCCCGCTTGCAAAAATACGACACGTTGATTTTGGTTTATCCGGACAATGTCATCTACCCCTACCCCAAAGAAATCAAACAGGGATTCAAGAAATTTTGTGTGGAATTCGGACTGGAATTTGAAATCATCAACACCATCTACCCAGAGATGGAACTGAGCCCCAATGATGCATATATCCTTATTGAGGAAAACGACTTGGTCAATCTCATGAGACAAATCAGGGATGAAGAATACTTGCTTGGCGAAGACGTAGGGGTCATCTCCTACAACGACACTCCCTTAAAGGAACTGTTGGGCATTACCGTCATGTCCACTGACTTTAAGGTAATGGGGGAAACAGCCGCGTACATGATCAAAAAACGCAAAAAAGAGGTGGTGAAGAATGTCTTTAATTTTATTGACAGGGGTTCCATCTAA
- a CDS encoding purine-cytosine permease family protein: protein MSDKKNLVQKLESVNEYEREAIPKSKLKSWKSFVGTYAGEHTAGTEFVLGPLFVAHGASAIDLVSGLLVGNILAVLSWAYFTGKAATKTRHTLYFQLEKIAGSRFTMIYNLVNAVAFCFLAGAMITVAATAVGIPFDLAMPALDDTLPTSFGFVLTVFVVGAITTVIAMFGFNQVVKFANIAAPWMIMIFVAAAVAVLPRMGINSISDFWPVAQETIWSGVPLEGKTKFTFWHIMFFAWFCNMAMHIGMADMSILRYAKKWTAGFATSTGVFLGHYVAWLASGILYSLFLLESDGSLVFAPGPIAYEAVGIAGAICVIIAGWTTANPTLYRAGLAIQSINPNWKTWKVTLFVGLITTIAACFPALMMQLLDFVALYGLVLMPLGAVIFIDIFLLPKMGMRSNFAELTNRNFNPAVGITWLITLIFCLGLNLFGGVEIFFLGLPGWFVAVIVYVASSKIIQKNTSAPDLSSTSSKREVPVS from the coding sequence ATGTCCGATAAAAAGAATCTCGTACAGAAATTAGAATCTGTCAACGAATATGAAAGGGAAGCTATTCCTAAGAGCAAGCTTAAAAGCTGGAAATCGTTTGTAGGCACCTATGCTGGCGAACATACTGCAGGAACCGAGTTTGTCCTCGGCCCACTGTTTGTCGCCCACGGGGCCAGTGCAATCGACTTAGTAAGCGGGTTGCTGGTAGGAAATATCCTCGCGGTACTCAGTTGGGCTTATTTCACAGGCAAAGCAGCTACCAAAACCCGACACACGTTGTACTTCCAATTAGAGAAAATAGCTGGAAGCCGCTTCACCATGATCTATAACTTGGTCAATGCCGTTGCCTTCTGTTTTTTGGCAGGCGCCATGATCACCGTCGCAGCCACAGCAGTGGGCATTCCTTTTGACTTGGCCATGCCGGCGCTGGACGACACATTACCTACTAGTTTTGGGTTTGTGCTTACAGTGTTTGTGGTCGGTGCCATCACCACGGTCATCGCCATGTTTGGCTTTAACCAAGTGGTGAAATTTGCCAATATTGCCGCCCCTTGGATGATCATGATCTTCGTTGCAGCTGCAGTAGCGGTGTTGCCGCGAATGGGGATCAATTCTATCAGTGATTTCTGGCCAGTCGCGCAAGAAACCATTTGGTCAGGAGTGCCCTTGGAAGGCAAAACCAAATTCACCTTCTGGCACATCATGTTCTTCGCCTGGTTTTGCAATATGGCCATGCACATCGGAATGGCTGACATGTCCATCCTAAGATATGCCAAAAAGTGGACAGCAGGCTTCGCCACTTCCACAGGCGTCTTCCTTGGACACTATGTAGCTTGGCTAGCTTCCGGAATTTTGTATTCACTTTTCCTGCTGGAGTCAGACGGCAGCTTGGTGTTTGCCCCTGGCCCGATTGCCTACGAAGCAGTCGGTATAGCAGGCGCGATCTGTGTGATCATCGCGGGCTGGACGACCGCCAATCCTACCCTCTACCGTGCAGGACTCGCCATCCAATCCATTAACCCCAATTGGAAAACCTGGAAAGTCACACTCTTTGTCGGATTGATTACCACGATAGCCGCATGTTTCCCCGCCTTGATGATGCAACTGCTGGACTTTGTCGCACTCTATGGACTGGTGTTGATGCCACTCGGTGCCGTCATATTTATTGACATTTTCCTATTGCCTAAAATGGGCATGAGATCCAACTTCGCAGAATTGACCAATCGTAATTTCAACCCTGCTGTGGGCATCACTTGGCTGATCACACTGATTTTCTGTCTTGGTCTCAATCTATTTGGAGGAGTCGAAATCTTTTTCTTGGGATTGCCTGGCTGGTTTGTAGCCGTAATCGTGTACGTCGCAAGCAGCAAAATCATCCAGAAAAACACCTCAGCACCAGACCTAAGCAGTACTTCTTCCAAACGCGAAGTCCCAGTATCCTAA
- a CDS encoding GntR family transcriptional regulator: MTLVAEGLLLQIDSKSRIPKYQQIVDSIIKNIENGYLKVGEKLPSINDISEEYYLSRDTVVRAYNLLREKKIITSVVSKGFYVNKAVNSSNSRILFILNKLSNYKLEIYNTFVNSMGSDNQVDLRVYHCDPQLLINILEENMGAYDNFVIMPHFKDQKATHTNYDKEVISCLKKIPKGRLVIMDNYLPEMGDNIACIYQDFKMDIYRALEEAKDQLSKYDKLILAFPNNPIYPYPKEIKQGFLNFCNTHHFDAEVLDKIYPDMELQKKDAYIVIDENDLVSLVKQTRDMHYEIGKDIGVVSYNDTPLKELFDITVISTDFELMGESAAYMIKKHKQEVVPNIFSFIDRGSL; encoded by the coding sequence ATGACATTAGTAGCAGAAGGACTTCTTTTACAGATCGACAGCAAGTCCAGAATCCCCAAGTACCAACAAATCGTAGATTCCATTATCAAGAACATCGAAAATGGCTATCTTAAAGTAGGAGAAAAATTACCTTCCATCAATGACATTTCTGAAGAATATTACCTCAGCAGGGATACGGTCGTGAGGGCATATAACCTATTAAGGGAAAAGAAGATCATCACCTCCGTGGTCTCCAAGGGATTTTATGTAAACAAAGCAGTAAACAGCTCCAACAGCAGGATCCTATTCATCCTAAATAAGCTGAGCAATTATAAGCTGGAGATTTACAACACTTTTGTAAACAGCATGGGCTCAGACAACCAAGTTGACCTTAGGGTTTACCACTGTGACCCGCAGCTGTTGATCAATATTTTAGAAGAAAACATGGGCGCTTATGACAATTTTGTCATCATGCCGCATTTTAAAGATCAAAAAGCCACCCACACCAATTACGATAAAGAGGTCATCTCTTGCTTGAAGAAAATCCCCAAGGGCAGACTGGTGATCATGGACAACTATTTGCCGGAAATGGGAGATAATATTGCCTGCATTTACCAGGATTTCAAAATGGACATATACAGGGCACTGGAAGAAGCCAAAGACCAGTTAAGCAAATATGACAAACTCATTCTCGCCTTTCCAAACAACCCAATTTATCCTTACCCTAAAGAAATCAAACAGGGCTTTTTGAACTTTTGCAATACCCATCATTTTGATGCAGAAGTTCTGGACAAGATCTATCCGGACATGGAGCTTCAGAAAAAAGATGCCTATATCGTCATTGATGAAAATGACTTGGTGAGCTTGGTGAAACAAACACGGGACATGCACTACGAAATAGGCAAGGACATTGGTGTGGTATCCTATAATGACACTCCTTTAAAAGAACTATTCGATATCACCGTTATCAGCACTGATTTTGAACTAATGGGCGAGTCTGCTGCCTACATGATCAAGAAACACAAACAGGAAGTGGTACCCAATATCTTTAGTTTTATTGACAGGGGATCGCTTTAG